The region AGGTCACTGAAAAAGCCGATCAGCTAAGAAATCAAGTCACCTCCCAGTTTGATAAGCTCCGCGATCGCTTGCGTCAGGCAACCAAGCCGAAACCAGTTCCATCCCCCCAACCTAAACCTGTTGCTATTCCAGCGGCAAAACCTAGCCCTGCGCCCTCTGCAACGCCTAAACCTGTCGTGGAAGCCCCATCGGCGCAATCTCCCATTTCAACCCCAACAGCTTCTCCGCAACCAGAAGTCAAAACTGAACAACCGAAACCAGCATCAGAGAAACCTTTAACTCCCGCAGAGCAGTACTACAACCGAATTCGGACAGGAGGGAGTGGGGAGTTAAGGAGCTAGGGAAGTTGATTCCTTTTTCACTTCTTCTCACGAAACTGGCTTCGTAGCCCCTGCACACTCTTCCTCAGTTGGCTCAAACTTAATTTCCAACGGAAATGCCTGATTGTTTTTCTTATCGGGTTCCAGATTATTTTGTTTAGCGATTTCACCCCATCGTTTTTCAACAAATTGCCGGGCGGCATCATCTAATCCTTTGAAGCCTGATGATTTCAGCATCCATACCGTGTCAGCCAGGGTGCCATCTGGTTGATACACTACAACAAGACCTGTAGTTCCCTGTATGGGTTTGCCTTCATGCTGAAACTGACAGGCTTCTTTGGGATAAACAGCACGAACCGCGATCCGTTTTTTCCAATCCCGGACATTGAATTTTTCCGCAATTTTGTCTCCAGCAGCTTTCATGCTGTCATCAATCTCCTGGCTAGAGGTACCCGCTGCGTTGTAAGCAAACAGTTTTTGCAAAGCCGCTAGTTTGTCCTGATCCTCGCGGCCTTTGCTGTAGCCTTTGCCATCTGGAGAGTTGAGTTTGTCTGCTTCGCTGGATTTGTCTTCAGCTTGAGTGTGGTCAGCCCTGCTCGGCAAGTCTGTTTTCTTTGTTTGAGCGTCGTTTTTCTTCGAGTCAATGCGGGCTTTATTTGTTTTTTCTTGCTGAGAGCGGTTGTCGTCAGTGGTGCTCGTGCTGCCAACGGTAGAGTCTGTGCTGGAGATTCCTGGAACTTGATAGTAGGTGTTGGGGTCAACCAGGGTGGGGTCGAGAGGAACCATCGGAACGTTGGAAGGGGTGGAGTTCGATGGCTTGGAAGAGTTGAGTTTAGGTGATGGGTTAAAAGGATCGTTAGGTAATGTTTGAGGTAAACGGGCTGCCTGTTCCAGCGGGCTGAGTTCCACCACGTTTAAGGTGCGCTGTTCTGGCTGTTTGGCACTGGATGAGGGTAGTAACGGCAAGCCAAACCACAGCAACGTGTGAACCCCCAGCGAAGCCAAAACCGCTAGCGAAAAGGGTTGGCGTAATGTTTTCCAGAGAGTTTCAGCCGTTTGATTTTGCAGAACAGGTGGCACGTTTTTGAGCGGCGGAAAATTTGACATAGCACAAGTCAGTAGTGGAGGCGGAGAAATCCAATCGGAATAATAAAGCGGTTTAGGACAATCTTAGTCAACGGGAAAGGAAACGTAGTGGCACAAGGTTACACTTATTGCCACACTATTGCTCAAACGTGATAGCGTTAGCCCCTTTTTCCCTCAGACGGTGGGTATACCCGGAAAGTTGCACGATCGCACAACTCACCTGCACTACACAACAACCAACTGTTGGTAGTGAATCGTCAGTGGTAATCCCAATGTAGCGGCAGATGCCAGTGGAAAGCACACTTCTGGTATCGCTTGCTGCTGCTTTCCAGGCAGTTTCCAAAAGACTCTGTTCCTGCACGTAGGGAAAAGACAGGGATAACTGGGTTTGGGCTGGCGAAGGCCACTAGGCGATAAAATGTTCTGCGAAGTCAGGCTTACCGCGAACCCCCGCCGGATAGGAAACAATGGGCGCATGTTGCAGTAACTATAGTGCTTTCAGTGTCAGCAACTCCGGATCACCCAGATCTGCGCTAACTCCGTAAAGAGTCTTAATTGATACGATCGCAGCGTTTAACCCCCAGTATTCAATCCAGTGCTTTACGATTCTAAATGGATTATCTATCACCTTTCTGAGCGATCGCCATGACGTTACCCTCCGTCATTCTTCCAGGTTACCTTGCAGGCGCGATCGAGTATCGCGCTCTAGAACAAACCCTAAACCAACTTGGAATTCCCACCACCATCGTCCCCATCCGTTGGCAAGATTGGATTCCTACAATTGGCGGGCGCTCTGTGACTCCGATCATTCGCAAAATTGATGCAACAGTTCAGCAAATTCGGCAAGAAACAGGCGCGACCAAGATTAATTTAATTGGTCATTCTGCAGGTGGCTGGCTGGCACGCATCTACCTAGGAGAAAAGCCCTACTGCATCCATGCGGTTGATTCCGAAAACTGTGCATGGCACGCCCGCCCCTTCATTCAAACTCTCATCACTTTGGGAACTCCCCACACCAGCCTGGAACGCTGGACTCGCAAAAACCTGGATTTTGTCAACCAGACCTACCCCGGTGCGTTTTACCTGAGTGATGTGAAATATGTGTGTGCAGCGGGTAAAGCGATTTTTGGCAAACGTCAACCCGGAAGTTGGCTAGCATACAGCAGCTACAAAATGACCTGCGGACGAGGCGACACCTGGGGCGATGGCATTACCCCGATTGAGTCTGCTCATTTAGCCGGAGCCGAGAATTTAATTATCGAAGGAGCCACCCACGCCCCCAAAGCAAACCGCCTCTGGTATGGCTCACCGGGACTGCTGGAACAATGGGTAGGTTATCTGAAGTAAAAAGCACGCCTCAACCCGAACTATAGATTGGGCAATTGTATAGCCGTAGCCATGTGTAACTTGGCGGAGGCGAGTCAGAACGCCTATCTGGTATTGATTTTCTACCATTATCCTTGTCTTAAGCGTTCTGACCAAAGCTATATTTATTCCAGGTGCATCGCTAAAAATTCTTCTAGTAAGAAGGCAGGAATGATAGAGGCAGCAAAGTCAGATGTATTTCGAGTCACAATTTTTGTGTCCTTACCTCATGAATCAAATGATGTGCTTGAACCAAACATAAGAACACTGATGAATGTGGTTGTTTTTTAGGGTTTGTAGTGATGGTCTTAACCATCTCCACCCTTTTCACACACCCTCCTAGCACGATCGCCCTATTCTTCATCAAACACAGGTGACCAGAGAGCCGTAACCTGGACTTCCCATCCTGGTAGCAAATCAGGCACGGTTAATACGTCACCGTCTCGTAGCGTGACGATTGCTGCTCCGGGGCGATGAATCTCAATCCATTTCTGCTCTGGATGAATCAGAATGCCAACATGGGTTCCCTGGCTGAGAAAATCGCCACCTGCCTCAACTAAACAGTCGCCGCGCGGATACTACTAGTTCTGGGAAGGCAAGCGGCGAAATCGTTCCCTCCGTCAGCGTCA is a window of Leptolyngbyaceae cyanobacterium JSC-12 DNA encoding:
- a CDS encoding Gram-negative bacterial tonB protein (IMG reference gene:2510098002~PFAM: Gram-negative bacterial tonB protein), with protein sequence MSNFPPLKNVPPVLQNQTAETLWKTLRQPFSLAVLASLGVHTLLWFGLPLLPSSSAKQPEQRTLNVVELSPLEQAARLPQTLPNDPFNPSPKLNSSKPSNSTPSNVPMVPLDPTLVDPNTYYQVPGISSTDSTVGSTSTTDDNRSQQEKTNKARIDSKKNDAQTKKTDLPSRADHTQAEDKSSEADKLNSPDGKGYSKGREDQDKLAALQKLFAYNAAGTSSQEIDDSMKAAGDKIAEKFNVRDWKKRIAVRAVYPKEACQFQHEGKPIQGTTGLVVVYQPDGTLADTVWMLKSSGFKGLDDAARQFVEKRWGEIAKQNNLEPDKKNNQAFPLEIKFEPTEEECAGATKPVS
- a CDS encoding PGAP1-like protein (IMG reference gene:2510098004), whose protein sequence is MTLPSVILPGYLAGAIEYRALEQTLNQLGIPTTIVPIRWQDWIPTIGGRSVTPIIRKIDATVQQIRQETGATKINLIGHSAGGWLARIYLGEKPYCIHAVDSENCAWHARPFIQTLITLGTPHTSLERWTRKNLDFVNQTYPGAFYLSDVKYVCAAGKAIFGKRQPGSWLAYSSYKMTCGRGDTWGDGITPIESAHLAGAENLIIEGATHAPKANRLWYGSPGLLEQWVGYLK
- a CDS encoding hypothetical protein (IMG reference gene:2510098005), whose protein sequence is MCNLAEASQNAYLVLIFYHYPCLKRSDQSYIYSRCIAKNSSSKKAGMIEAAKSDVFRVTIFVSLPHESNDVLEPNIRTLMNVVVF